The DNA segment CTGTGGGCCCCCGACGGGTCCGTACGCACCGTCGACGCCCTCGACTTCGTGACCGGCGACCACCGGAACATCCTGCAGCCCGGGGAAATCCTGCGGCGTATCGACATTCCGGCGCACGCCCTGCGGAAACGCGCCGCGCACCGCCGTTTCTCGCTGACCCGCCTCGGCCGTTCGACGGTGTTCCTCATCGGCACGCGGACGCCGGGCGCGAGCGATCTGCTGCTCACCGTCACCGCCGGCACCACCCGGCCGGTGCGCCTGGCCTTCGACGCCCTGCCCGACGCCCGAACGCTGTGGCGGCGCATCGACGCCCTGCCCGCCGGCCTCTGGTTCGCCGACCCCAACGGCACCCCCGACCACCGCCGCCATCTGACCCACCACTTCGCCGAAGAGATCCGCCGCGAACTCATGGCTGGGGGCCCGGCATGACCTACCTCGTGAACGGCAGGCGCTTCGACGACGCACCCGGGCCCGGCCAGTGCCTGCGCACCTTCCTCCGGGAGCTCGGCCACCACGGCGTCAAGAAGGGCTGCGACGCGGGCGACTGCGGCGCCTGCACGGTGTGGCTGGACGGCAGCCCGGTGCACAGCTGCATCACCCCCGCCTTCCGCGCGGACGGCCGGGAGGTGACGACGATCGAGGGGCTCGGGGCGCCCGGGAGCCCGCACCCCGTGCAGCGGCGGTTCCGTGACGCCCCGGGGTTCCAGTGCGGCTTCTGCACCGCCGGGATGATCATGACGTCGGCGACGTTCACCGAGGCCCAGAAGGCGGACCTGCCGCGGGCGTTGAAGGGCAACCTCTGCCGCTGCACCGGCTACCGGGCGATCGAGGACGCCGTGCACGGCGTCGCGGGCGTGGCCGAGGCGGCGCCGGGAAAGGCCGTCGGGACGAGCGTCGCGGCGCCCGCGGCCGAGGACGTGGTGACCGGCCGGGCCGCGTTCACGATGGACACCCGCCTTGACGGCATGCTGCACCTCAAGGTGCTGCACTCGCCCCACGCGCACGCCCGGATCGTCTCGATCGACAAGACCGCCGCCCTCGCCGTCCCCGGCGTGCACCGCGTCTACACCTGGCAGGACGTGCCGCGCCGGCGCTTCACCACGGCGATCCACACCGACCACCTCGTGGACCCCGACGACACCCGCATCCTCGACGACACCGTCCGCTTCGCCGGCCAGCGCGTCGCCGCGGTCCTGGCCGACACCGTCGGGGCGGCGGAGGAGGGCTGCCGGCGGATCGCCGTGGAGTACGAGGTGCTGCCCGCGGTGTTCGACCCCGAAGCGGCGATGGCCGAGGGCGCGCCCCAACTGCACGGCCCGGTGGACCCGTTCGTCCTCGACCCCGTCCACAACATCCTGGTGGAGATCCACTCGGAGATCGGCGACATCGAGGCGGGGTTCGCCGAGGCCGATGTGATCCACGAGGGCACCTACTTCTCCCCGCGGGTGCAGCACGCCCACCTGGAGACCCACGGCTCGATCGCCTGGACGGAGGACGGCCGCCTGCACGTCCGCACCAGTTCGCAGTCGCCGTCCATCGCGAAGGACAAGCTGGCCCACCTGTTCGCGCTGCGCCCCGACCGGCTGCGGGTGTTCTGCGCCCGGGTGGGCGGCGGCTTCGGCGGCAAGCAGGAAGTGATCTCGGAGGACCTGGCCGCGCTCGCCGCCCTGGACACCGGGCGGCCGGTCTCCTTCGAGTACACCCGGGAGGAGGAGTTCACCACCGCCTCGCCACGGCACCCGATGACGCTGACGGTCACGCTCGGCGCCAAGGCCGACGGCACCCTCACCGCGCTCCGGGTCCGCAACGTGTCCAACACCGGCGCCTACGGCAACCACGCCGGCGAGACGCTGTTCGCGGGCGGCGCCGCCGTCATGCTCTACCGCTGCCGCAACAAGAAGTACGACGCGTACTCCGTCTACACCAACACCGTGCCGAGCGGGGCGCTGCGCGGCTACGGCATGACGCAGCCGGCGTTCGCCGTGGAGTCGGCGATGGACGAACTCGCCCGCGCCCTGCACCTGGACCCGTTCGCCCTGCGGCGGCGCAACATCGTGCGGCCGGGCGAGCCGCTGCTCGCCATGGCGGAGGGCCCCGACGACGTGGTGTTCACCGAGGACGGCCTCGGCACCTGCCTCGACCTGGTGGAACGGGCCATGGCCCGGCACGCCGGCGAGCCGCCGCCGTCCGGCGCCGCCTGGCTCGTCGGGTCCGGTGTCGCCGGCTCCCTGCACGAGACCGCGCCGCCGACCGAGCACCTTTCCGAGGCGTGGGTGACGCTGGGCGACGACCTCGTCTACGAACTGGCCGTCGGCACCGTCGAGTTCGGCGAGGGGACGTCGACCGCGCACGTCCAGATCGCCGCCCACCAGCTGGGCACGACGCCGTCGCGGATCCGCCTGGTGCAGTCCGACACCGACCGCACGGGGTTCGACACCGGCGCCTTCGCCAGCGCCGGCCTCTTCGTCGCCGGGAACGCGGTGCTCCGCGCGGCCGATGCCGTGCGCGACCGCATCCTGGAGTTCGCCGCCGCGTACACGGGCGAGCACCTCGTGATGTGCGCGATGGACGACGACAGCGTCCGCTGCGGCGAGCGGCGGGTGCCGCTGGCGGAGCTGGTCGCCGCGGCGCGGGCGCGCGGCATCCGCTTCGCCGCCGCCCGCACTGCCCACGGCTCGCCCCGCAGCATCACCTCCAATACCCAGGGTTTCCGCATCGCCGTCCACCGGGTGACGGGGGAGATCCGCATCCTCTACAGCGTCCAGGCGACCGACGCCGCCGTCATCATCAACCCCGCGCAGGTCCGGGGCCAGGTGGAGGGCGGTGTCGCCCAGGGCATCGGCTTCGCGCTGACCGAGCACCACCACCTCGACGCGCACGGCGTGATGGCCAACCCGAACTTCCGCAACTACCGCATCCCCGCCTACGCCGACATCCCCCGCACCGAGGTGCTGCTGGTGGACTCGGCGGACTCCGTCGGGCCCCTGCGGTCGAAGGGCATCGCGGAGTGCTGCATCAACCCGGTCGCGCCCGCGCTGGCCAATGCCCTGCACGACGCCACGGGCGTCCGCTGCCGCGCGCTGCCCCTGACACCGGAACGCCTCTACCGGCGGCTGTGCGCGGGCGCGTCGGCGGTGACGGGAGCGGACCGGTGACCGGCGGGACGCCGGCGGGCGCCGGGGAGCCGGCCGGCGCGGAGGCGACCGTCATCATCGGCCAGAAGGTCAGGACCGGACGGGAGCGGGAGTTCGCGGCGTGGCAGGAGGAACTCAACGCCGCCGCCGCCGAGTACGCCGGGTTCCTCGGCGCCGAGGTCTCCCGGCCCACGGACCTCCAGCCCGAATGGCTGGTCGTCTACCGCTTCGACTCGATCGCCCACCTCCAGGCATGGATCAACAGCGCCACCCGGCAGCGCTTCCTCGACCGGGGCGCCGCCTACGCGGACGGCCCGGCGACCCAGCAGGTCGTCAGCGGCGGCATCCGGCCACCGGACCCGCTGGTGACCGTCGTGGTCACCCACCGCGTCCGCCCTGATCACATCGACGCCTTCCTCGACTGGCAGCGCCGGATGACCGAGCAGGAGGGAGCCTTCGAGGGCTTCCGCGGCACCGAGCTCTTCCGGCCGGTCGAGGGGCTCCAGGACGAATGGACGACGCTGTACCGCTTCGACAGCGCCGCCCACCTGGAGACCTGGCTGACGTCGGCCGAGCGGAGGGAACTCCTCGCCGAGGGCGAGAGGTTCCACGACTTCCACCTGCGCACCCTCGACAACTCCTTCGGCAGCTGGTTCGCCTTCGAGGAGAACGGCAGGCAGGCGCCGCCGCCCTCGGAGACCAGGACCTCCGTCGCCGTCTGGGTCGGCCTCTACCCGACGGTGGTGCTGCTGACCCTCGCCCTGTCCCCGCTGAAGATGCCGCTGTGGCTCGGGCTGTTGGTGGGCAACCTGCTGTCGAGCTTCATCATGAGCTTCGTGACCATGCCCTTCTATGTGAACCCGCTGCTCAGGCGGTGGCTACGGCCGCGCCCCGGCGCCCCGAGGGCACGAACCCACCTCGTCGGACTCGGCACCGTCGCCGCGGTGATGGTGTTCTGGGCCGCCGTCTTCTGCCTCGTGACGACCCGTATCTGGCATCTGCCCTGACCCGGCGCGCCGCCGTTCCACGACCGGGTGCACCCCGCGGCGTCTGCCGTGTGCATGGCAGGCGCCGGGGTCTCATAGAGTCTGCGCCATGGAATACGCCACCCTCATCGCCCTCGTGCTGCTGCTGTGCGCCGGCTACCCGCTCGCCCAGGCCGGTGACCGCCGGGCCAAGCGGACGGACCTGCGGCTCCGGCGGCTGGAGCGCAAGGTGGACCTGCTGCTCGCGCACGCCGGCATCGCCGAGCCGGAGGACCCCAGGATGGCCGAGATCGACCAGCTGCTCACGGAGGGCAAGAAGATCCAGGCGATCAAGGTGCACCGCGAGGTGACCGGTTCCGGGCTCGTCGAGGCCAAGGAAGAGGTGGAACGCCGGATGCGCTGACGGCCCGTTGGGCAGAGGATGTCCGGGAAGGATCCGCCGGGCCCCTCACGCCCCCGCAGGAAGCGAGCGCCGATGGCAGCGACCGAAGCGACCCGAGCCGCCGACGAGGCGTACGACGTCATCGTGCTGGGGGCCGGGCCGACCGGCGAGAACGTCGCCGACCGGGCACACGCCGCCGGGCTGAGCGCGGTGGTCGTGGAGAGCGAACTGGTCGGCGGCGAATGCTCCTACTGGGCGTGCATGCCCAGCAAGGCGCTGCTGCGCCCGGTATCCGCCCGCGCCGAGGCCCGCCGGGTCCCCGGCCTCAAGGACGCCGCCGACGTCCCCCTGGACGTGCCGGCGGTGCTCGCCCACCGCGACGAGTTCACCTCCTACTGGAAGGACGACGGACAGGTCCGCTGGCTGGACTCCTCCGGCATCGACCTGGTCCGCGGCCACGGCCGGCTGGCCGGGCCCCGGCGGGTGGTCGTGGACGGCGCGCGGGTGCTCACCGCCCGGCACGCGGTCGCGGTGTGCACCGGCAGCCGCGCGGTGCTGCCGCCCGTCCCGGGCCTGGCCGAGGCCCGGCCCTGGACCAGCCGCGAGGCCACCAGCGCCAAGGCCGTACCGGGCCGCCTGGTGGTGGTCGGCGGCGGTGTGGTGGGCGTGGAGATGGCCACCGCCTGGCGCGCCCTGGGCTCCTCCGTGACGCTGCTGGTGCGCGGCGACGGGCTGCTGCCCCGTATGGAACCGTTCGCCGGCCACCTGGTCGCCGAATCGCTCGCCGAGGCCGGGGTCTTCCTGCGGACCGGCGTCGAGGTGCGCGAGGTGCGCCGGGAGGCCCCGGGCGGCCCGGTCACCGTCCTCCTGGATTCCGGCGACGAGATCGTCGCCGACGAGCTGCTGATCGCCACCGGCCGCTCCCCGCGCACCGAGGACATCGGCCTGGACACGGTCGGCCTGACCCCCGGCTCCTGGCTGGACGTCGACGACAGCCTCCGGGTGACGGGCGTGACCGGCGGCTGGCTCTACGGCGTCGGCGACGTCAACCACCGCGCGCTCCTGACCCACCAGGGCAAGTACCAGGCCAGGATCGCCGGTGCCGCGATCTCCGCGCGCGCCCGGGGCGTCCCGATCCTGGAGTCCGACCGCTGGGGCGCGCACGCCGCCACCGCCGACCGGCTCGCCGTCCCGCAGGTCGTCTTCACCGACCCCGAGGCCGCCTCGGTGGGCCTGACCGCCGCCGCGGCCGAACAGGCCGGCTACCGCACCCGGGTCGTCGACCAGGACCTGTCGGCCGTCGCCGGGGCCTCCCTGTACGCGGACGGCTACCGCGGCCGGGCCCGGATGGTCGTCGACCTGGACCGCGAGGTGCTGCTCGGCGCCACCTTCGTCGGCTCCGGGGTCGCGGAGCTGCTGCACTCCGCGACGGTCGCGGTGGCCGGCGAGGTCCCCCTGGAGCGGCTGTGGCACGCGGTGCCCTCCTACCCGACGATCAGCGAGGTGTGGCTGCGGCTGCTGGAGGCGTACCGCGGCTGAGCCGCCCGGCCGGCCGGACGCCGCTCCGCCCCTGCCGGTCGGACGCCGCCCCGCGCCCGGCCGGTCAGGCGCCGTCCGCGCCCAGCGCCGCGGCGATCCGCAGCTGCCCGGCGCCCTCGTCGGCCCGCCCCTGGCGCTCCAGGGTGCGGCCCAGCATCAGGCGGGCGTACGACTCGACCGGGTCGCGCTCCAGCACGGCCCGCAACTCGGCTTCGGCGCGCTCCAGCCGGGCGGAGTGGTAGTAGGCGCGGGCCAGCAGCAGCCGGGGCGCGACCTGCCCGGGGTCCTCGTCCACCAGGCCGCGCAGGATGTGGGCCGCGGCCGTGAAGTCCTTCGCCTCGAAGAACAGCCGCGCCCGCGCCCAGCGCTCGGCGGCGGTGCCGTGCCCGTAGTAGTCCGCGTCCCGGTCCTGGCCGTACGCCACCGCGCCGGTGCCGTACGCCGTGGCAGCGGTGTCCTGACCCGTCCGTGCGCGGAAGCTCTCGTTCATACCGCGCCCAACAGCGCGGCCCGGCGGAACATTCCACCGCACGGGCCGCGGCGGAGAGGCCGGCGCCGCACCGGCCCCTCCGCCGCGGCCCGTCCCCGCAGGCCGGTCCGCCACCCCCTACGCCCCGGGCTCGGGGGTCTCGTCCGCGGGCCGGGGGACGCCCGGCAGCAGATCGTCCGTCGGCGCCATGGCGAGCAGGTCGCTCAGCCCTTTGTCGAGGCCCAGGTGCCCCTGCTCGGAGCCCGGCGGGACCACCCGCAGGGTGCGCTCCAGCCAGGCGGAGACCGCGGCGGCCGGGGCCTCCAGCAGCGCCCGGCCGTCCGGCGATTCCAGCTCCACGCAGACCAGGCTGCGGCCGCCGGACTTGGTCGGCCACACCCGTACATCGCCGTCGCCGCACGTCCGGAAGACGCCCTCGACGAGCAGTTCGCGGGCGAAGGTCCACCGCACGGGAGAGGGGGAACCGATGTGGAAGGTGACATGGACGGCGTACGGGTCGTCCGTCCGGTAGGTCAGCCGGGCCGGCACCGGAACGCTCCGCTCCGGCGACAGGACCAGGCCCAGCTCCAGCTCTCGCTCCACCACGGTGTGCATGACGTCCGCCTTTCCTCGCTCCCCGCGGACCCCCGGTACGGGCCCGCGCAGAGAGAAGAGGCGCCGGGCGCCGAACCATTACACGACTTCGTACAACTTTTTTCCCGCGCCTCTTCCAGGTGGTCGTGGGCGGGCACGGGCCTGGCGTGACCCGGGGTCTGATAGATGTGGACGCCGCGTTGCGGCAGACTGCACCCCACACCCACCAGGCCGAGTACAGATACGGGACTTCGGACATGAGCGCCCCTACCTCAGGATCCGCCGGCGGCAGCCCCACGCCAGGCTTCTACCCGGACCCGTCCATCCCCGGCTACATCCGGTACTGGAACGGTGCCGCGTGGGTGCCGGGCACCAGCCGGCCCGCCCCCGCCGAGGGGGAGGCCATGCCCGCGCCGCCGCCCGGTGCCGCCCCGCCCGCCGTCGAGGAGACCGGCCCGGTCTTCTTCGACGAGGAGGAGGCCGCCGGCAACTCCGCGCTCCCGGCCGTCCGCCGCGGCGGCGAGGTCGAGCCCCGGCCCGCCACCGGCTGGGACGACCCGGCCCGGCTGCACGGCACCGGCCCCGAACCGGCCGCCTCCTGGCAGGCCGACGCCTCCCGGCAGGGCGGCTACGGCGGCGAGAACGACCGCCGCATCTCCTGGGGTTCACCGGACCAGGCGCCCGTCGGCACGCCGTCGGGCGGCGCCGCCTGGGGCGCGGTGCCGCCGCAGCGCGAGGAGGGCGACGGGGCACCGCCCGGCGAGGCCGCCGCGCGCCCGGAGGCCCCCACCGACGGGACGGTCGCCATCCGCGCCGTCAACCCGGCCGCGCGCCGCGGCGCGTCCTCCGGCGACCAGGGCACCACCGCCATCCGCGCGGTACGGCCCGACGCCGGCAAGCCCGCCAAGGGCGGCGAGACGATGGCGATCCGCGTCACGGGCGGCGGCCGCGCCCCGTCCGCCGCGCCCGACGGCGCCGCCCCGCAGTCGCTGCCGTCCGTCGGCGCCCCGCAGCAGGCCCGCCCGGCGCCCCAGCAGACCCCGGCGCCGCAGCCGACCCCGAGCCCGGCCCCGCAGCAGCAGGCCCCGAGCCCGGCCCCGCAGCAGCAGGCCCCGAGCCCGGCCCCGCAGAAGGCGGCCCCCCAGCAGCAGGCCGCCCCGCCGCGCCAGACGCCCCCGGGCCCCGCGCAGCAGACCCCCGGTCCGCAGGCGTCCGCGCCCTCCACCGGCTTCCCGCCGCAGGGCGGTGCCGCGCCGGCCGCGTCCGGCGCGCAGGACTCCGACGCCGACGGCGTCATCCCCTGGAAGCCGCCGGCCGCCGACGCCTTCTTCGCCGCCGCCCAGGCCGCGCAGGGCCACCCGGCGGGCCTCGGCCGCAGGCTGGCGGCCCGGCTGATCGACACGCTGGTGCTGGGCGGGCTCACCGCAGCGGTGGCCGTGCCCATGTGGAGCACCGTCACCGACCACCTCGACGCCAAGGTCGAGGCGGCCAAGCAGTCCGGGCGCCAGGTCACCGTCTATCTGATCGACGGCACCACCATCCCGGTCTTCGCCACGATCCTGGCCGTCCTGCTGCTCGGCGGTGCGCTCTACGAGGTGCTGCCGACCCTCAAGTGGGGCCGCACCCTGGGCAAGAAGATGTGCGGCGTACGGGTCCTCGACATCGAGAGCCATGACACCCCGCCCCTCGGCGCGGCGCTCCGGCGCTGGTTCGTCTACAGCGTGCTGGGCGTGCTCGTCGTCGGCGTGGTGAACGTCCTGTGGTGCCTGTTCGACCGGCCGTGGCGCCAGTGCTGGCACGACAAGGCCGCGCGGACGTTCGTCGCCGCCGGCTGACGCACCCCCTCGCGGGGACGGCGGACGGCCGTCCCCCGAACGGACTTCGCCGGATGCGGCGGGCCGCGACAAAGGGTCGACTCGGGCCATGAGTACCGACCAGCCCCGTCCCGGTCCCGGTGAGCCGCCGGAGGACGAACCGTTCCTGAAGAAGCCGCAGGAGCCCCCGGCGGACGGCGCGGTGCGCAACAGCGCGCCCCGCGAGAACGGTGCCCCCCGCAACCACGCTCCGCGCGGCAACGGCACGGGCGGCAACGGCACGGGCGGCGGTACGGGCGCCGGTGAAGGCGGGACACCCCCTCCCGGCGGGCCGCCCCCGGGCGGAACTCCGCCGCCGCCGGGCGGCACCCCACCGCCGCCCGGTGGCACCCCGCCGCCCTACGCGGGGACCCCGTACGGCAGCGGCCCGTACGCCGGCGACCCCTAC comes from the Streptomyces angustmyceticus genome and includes:
- a CDS encoding FAD binding domain-containing protein, coding for MDLNTVTDVVRRPSDRPGADWRPGDAWLAGGTWLFSVEQPDLRRLVDLTALGWESLVPGEAGLGIGATCAIRELYGHELPEEWSAGSLFRPSCEAFLSSFKVWSAATVGGNICLSLPAGPMITLTVALEARYELWAPDGSVRTVDALDFVTGDHRNILQPGEILRRIDIPAHALRKRAAHRRFSLTRLGRSTVFLIGTRTPGASDLLLTVTAGTTRPVRLAFDALPDARTLWRRIDALPAGLWFADPNGTPDHRRHLTHHFAEEIRRELMAGGPA
- a CDS encoding molybdopterin-dependent oxidoreductase; protein product: MTYLVNGRRFDDAPGPGQCLRTFLRELGHHGVKKGCDAGDCGACTVWLDGSPVHSCITPAFRADGREVTTIEGLGAPGSPHPVQRRFRDAPGFQCGFCTAGMIMTSATFTEAQKADLPRALKGNLCRCTGYRAIEDAVHGVAGVAEAAPGKAVGTSVAAPAAEDVVTGRAAFTMDTRLDGMLHLKVLHSPHAHARIVSIDKTAALAVPGVHRVYTWQDVPRRRFTTAIHTDHLVDPDDTRILDDTVRFAGQRVAAVLADTVGAAEEGCRRIAVEYEVLPAVFDPEAAMAEGAPQLHGPVDPFVLDPVHNILVEIHSEIGDIEAGFAEADVIHEGTYFSPRVQHAHLETHGSIAWTEDGRLHVRTSSQSPSIAKDKLAHLFALRPDRLRVFCARVGGGFGGKQEVISEDLAALAALDTGRPVSFEYTREEEFTTASPRHPMTLTVTLGAKADGTLTALRVRNVSNTGAYGNHAGETLFAGGAAVMLYRCRNKKYDAYSVYTNTVPSGALRGYGMTQPAFAVESAMDELARALHLDPFALRRRNIVRPGEPLLAMAEGPDDVVFTEDGLGTCLDLVERAMARHAGEPPPSGAAWLVGSGVAGSLHETAPPTEHLSEAWVTLGDDLVYELAVGTVEFGEGTSTAHVQIAAHQLGTTPSRIRLVQSDTDRTGFDTGAFASAGLFVAGNAVLRAADAVRDRILEFAAAYTGEHLVMCAMDDDSVRCGERRVPLAELVAAARARGIRFAAARTAHGSPRSITSNTQGFRIAVHRVTGEIRILYSVQATDAAVIINPAQVRGQVEGGVAQGIGFALTEHHHLDAHGVMANPNFRNYRIPAYADIPRTEVLLVDSADSVGPLRSKGIAECCINPVAPALANALHDATGVRCRALPLTPERLYRRLCAGASAVTGADR
- a CDS encoding antibiotic biosynthesis monooxygenase, yielding MTGGTPAGAGEPAGAEATVIIGQKVRTGREREFAAWQEELNAAAAEYAGFLGAEVSRPTDLQPEWLVVYRFDSIAHLQAWINSATRQRFLDRGAAYADGPATQQVVSGGIRPPDPLVTVVVTHRVRPDHIDAFLDWQRRMTEQEGAFEGFRGTELFRPVEGLQDEWTTLYRFDSAAHLETWLTSAERRELLAEGERFHDFHLRTLDNSFGSWFAFEENGRQAPPPSETRTSVAVWVGLYPTVVLLTLALSPLKMPLWLGLLVGNLLSSFIMSFVTMPFYVNPLLRRWLRPRPGAPRARTHLVGLGTVAAVMVFWAAVFCLVTTRIWHLP
- a CDS encoding ribosomal protein L7/L12, yielding MEYATLIALVLLLCAGYPLAQAGDRRAKRTDLRLRRLERKVDLLLAHAGIAEPEDPRMAEIDQLLTEGKKIQAIKVHREVTGSGLVEAKEEVERRMR
- a CDS encoding dihydrolipoyl dehydrogenase family protein, which encodes MAATEATRAADEAYDVIVLGAGPTGENVADRAHAAGLSAVVVESELVGGECSYWACMPSKALLRPVSARAEARRVPGLKDAADVPLDVPAVLAHRDEFTSYWKDDGQVRWLDSSGIDLVRGHGRLAGPRRVVVDGARVLTARHAVAVCTGSRAVLPPVPGLAEARPWTSREATSAKAVPGRLVVVGGGVVGVEMATAWRALGSSVTLLVRGDGLLPRMEPFAGHLVAESLAEAGVFLRTGVEVREVRREAPGGPVTVLLDSGDEIVADELLIATGRSPRTEDIGLDTVGLTPGSWLDVDDSLRVTGVTGGWLYGVGDVNHRALLTHQGKYQARIAGAAISARARGVPILESDRWGAHAATADRLAVPQVVFTDPEAASVGLTAAAAEQAGYRTRVVDQDLSAVAGASLYADGYRGRARMVVDLDREVLLGATFVGSGVAELLHSATVAVAGEVPLERLWHAVPSYPTISEVWLRLLEAYRG
- a CDS encoding tetratricopeptide repeat protein, whose product is MNESFRARTGQDTAATAYGTGAVAYGQDRDADYYGHGTAAERWARARLFFEAKDFTAAAHILRGLVDEDPGQVAPRLLLARAYYHSARLERAEAELRAVLERDPVESYARLMLGRTLERQGRADEGAGQLRIAAALGADGA
- a CDS encoding SsgA family sporulation/cell division regulator, with amino-acid sequence MHTVVERELELGLVLSPERSVPVPARLTYRTDDPYAVHVTFHIGSPSPVRWTFARELLVEGVFRTCGDGDVRVWPTKSGGRSLVCVELESPDGRALLEAPAAAVSAWLERTLRVVPPGSEQGHLGLDKGLSDLLAMAPTDDLLPGVPRPADETPEPGA
- a CDS encoding RDD family protein, encoding MSAPTSGSAGGSPTPGFYPDPSIPGYIRYWNGAAWVPGTSRPAPAEGEAMPAPPPGAAPPAVEETGPVFFDEEEAAGNSALPAVRRGGEVEPRPATGWDDPARLHGTGPEPAASWQADASRQGGYGGENDRRISWGSPDQAPVGTPSGGAAWGAVPPQREEGDGAPPGEAAARPEAPTDGTVAIRAVNPAARRGASSGDQGTTAIRAVRPDAGKPAKGGETMAIRVTGGGRAPSAAPDGAAPQSLPSVGAPQQARPAPQQTPAPQPTPSPAPQQQAPSPAPQQQAPSPAPQKAAPQQQAAPPRQTPPGPAQQTPGPQASAPSTGFPPQGGAAPAASGAQDSDADGVIPWKPPAADAFFAAAQAAQGHPAGLGRRLAARLIDTLVLGGLTAAVAVPMWSTVTDHLDAKVEAAKQSGRQVTVYLIDGTTIPVFATILAVLLLGGALYEVLPTLKWGRTLGKKMCGVRVLDIESHDTPPLGAALRRWFVYSVLGVLVVGVVNVLWCLFDRPWRQCWHDKAARTFVAAG